A stretch of Cheilinus undulatus linkage group 20, ASM1832078v1, whole genome shotgun sequence DNA encodes these proteins:
- the LOC121528368 gene encoding gastrula zinc finger protein XlCGF57.1-like isoform X1, with protein MFSLDKFRDIVNEQFAAAAEEICDDATRAAVENEAEIDRQRRMLPYIILHRIVHAVVMPERTQGMTAQMFCSWHWREDETLPLQRGSYVPHQHVCKEEEVEQQLCHQKRKSSPDQEEPKAPRMKEEQEGEWIKQEETDTSALNLHIITYTDVPKQHVCKEEEVEQVLCHQERKSSLDQEEPEPPQIKEEQEEEWIKQEETDTSALNRHILTHTGIKSTCDTCERSFTHECILQRHLKIHTSKKTHTCTMCDKSFRHKSSLTDHMRTHTGEKPYSCSTCGKRFYRKSHLNKHIFSHTGTKLYTCGTCKRSFTRKSHLDRHLKIHSGEKPHSCTLCNKSFGQKHDLTVHMRTHTGEKPFSCGTCGTRFCRKSHLNHHILIHTGTRLFTCDTCGRSFTQQCNLQSHLKIHTGEKPHTCTMCNKSFRHKRNLTVHMRIHTGEKPFSCSTCGRRFCEKSNLNKHILTHADTNLYTCGTCRTSFTKKSHLDLHIKIHTGEKPTHLNNVQQIFQT; from the exons ATGTTTTCTTTGGATAAGTTTAGAGATATCGTCAACGAGCagtttgctgctgcagctgaggaAATATGTGACGATGCTACAAGAGCTGCCGTCGAGAACGAGGCAGAGATCGACCGTCAGCGCAGAATGCTGCCTTACATCATCTTACACAGAATAG TCCATGCTGTCGTGATGCCAGAGAGGACACAGGGAATGACCGCCCAGATGTTCTGCAGTTGGCACTGGCGGGAAGATGAAACATTGCCTCTTCAAAGAGGCAGTT ACGTCCCACACCAACATGtgtgtaaggaggaggaggttgagcagcagctctgtcacCAGAAGAGGAAGTCCAGTCCAGACCAGGAGGAGCCAAAGGCTCCACGGatgaaagaggagcaggagggagagTGGATCAAACAGGAGGAGACTGACACATCAGCTTTGAATCTGCACATTATTACATATACAG ACGTCCCAAAGCAACATGtgtgtaaggaggaggaggttgaGCAGGTGCTCTGTCACCAGGAGAGGAAGTCAAGTCTGGACCAGGAGGAGccagagcctccacagattaaagaggagcaggaggaagagtGGATCAAACAGGAGGAGACTGACACATCAGCTTTGAATCGGCACATTCTTACTCACACAGGTATAAAGTCCACCTGTGATACCTGTGAAAGATCATTCACACATGAATGTATTTTGCAAAGGCACCTCAAAATCCATACAAGTAAAAAAACACATACCTGTACAATGTGCGACAAATCTTTCAGACATAAAAGTTCTTTGACAGAccacatgagaacacacacaggtgagaaaccttactcctgcagcacctgtggaaaaagattctATAGGAAATCACATTTGAATAAGCACATTTTTTCTCACACAGGTACAAAGCTGTACACCTGTGGCACCTGTAAAAGATCATTCACAAGAAAAAGTCATTTGGATAGGCACTTAAAAATCCATTCAGGGGAAAAACCACATAGCTGCACATTGTGCAACAAATCTTTTGGACAAAAACACGATTTGACTGtccacatgagaacacacacaggtgagaagcctttcTCCTGCGGCACTTGTGGAACAAGATTCTGCAGGAAATCACATTTGAATCATCACATTCTTATCCACACAGGTACAAGGCTGTTCACCTGTGATACCTGTGGAAGATCTTTCACACAACAGTGTAATTTGCAAAGTCACTTAAAAATacatacaggtgaaaaaccacataCCTGCACAATGTGCAACAAATCTTTTAGACATAAACGTAATTTGACAGTCCACATGAGAATACACACAGGTGAAAAGCctttctcctgcagcacctgtggaagAAGATTCTGTGAGAAATCAAATTTGAATAAGCACATTCTTACTCACGCAGATACAAACCTCTACACCTGTGGCACCTGTAGGACatcattcacaaaaaaaagtcatttggaTCTCCACATAAAAATCCATACAGGGGAAAAACCTACCCACTTAAACAATGTGCAACAAATCTTTCAGACATAA
- the LOC121528368 gene encoding gastrula zinc finger protein XlCGF57.1-like isoform X2, giving the protein MFSLDKFRDIVNEQFAAAAEEICDDATRAAVENEAEIDRQRRMLPYIILHRIDVPHQHVCKEEEVEQQLCHQKRKSSPDQEEPKAPRMKEEQEGEWIKQEETDTSALNLHIITYTDVPKQHVCKEEEVEQVLCHQERKSSLDQEEPEPPQIKEEQEEEWIKQEETDTSALNRHILTHTGIKSTCDTCERSFTHECILQRHLKIHTSKKTHTCTMCDKSFRHKSSLTDHMRTHTGEKPYSCSTCGKRFYRKSHLNKHIFSHTGTKLYTCGTCKRSFTRKSHLDRHLKIHSGEKPHSCTLCNKSFGQKHDLTVHMRTHTGEKPFSCGTCGTRFCRKSHLNHHILIHTGTRLFTCDTCGRSFTQQCNLQSHLKIHTGEKPHTCTMCNKSFRHKRNLTVHMRIHTGEKPFSCSTCGRRFCEKSNLNKHILTHADTNLYTCGTCRTSFTKKSHLDLHIKIHTGEKPTHLNNVQQIFQT; this is encoded by the exons ATGTTTTCTTTGGATAAGTTTAGAGATATCGTCAACGAGCagtttgctgctgcagctgaggaAATATGTGACGATGCTACAAGAGCTGCCGTCGAGAACGAGGCAGAGATCGACCGTCAGCGCAGAATGCTGCCTTACATCATCTTACACAGAATAG ACGTCCCACACCAACATGtgtgtaaggaggaggaggttgagcagcagctctgtcacCAGAAGAGGAAGTCCAGTCCAGACCAGGAGGAGCCAAAGGCTCCACGGatgaaagaggagcaggagggagagTGGATCAAACAGGAGGAGACTGACACATCAGCTTTGAATCTGCACATTATTACATATACAG ACGTCCCAAAGCAACATGtgtgtaaggaggaggaggttgaGCAGGTGCTCTGTCACCAGGAGAGGAAGTCAAGTCTGGACCAGGAGGAGccagagcctccacagattaaagaggagcaggaggaagagtGGATCAAACAGGAGGAGACTGACACATCAGCTTTGAATCGGCACATTCTTACTCACACAGGTATAAAGTCCACCTGTGATACCTGTGAAAGATCATTCACACATGAATGTATTTTGCAAAGGCACCTCAAAATCCATACAAGTAAAAAAACACATACCTGTACAATGTGCGACAAATCTTTCAGACATAAAAGTTCTTTGACAGAccacatgagaacacacacaggtgagaaaccttactcctgcagcacctgtggaaaaagattctATAGGAAATCACATTTGAATAAGCACATTTTTTCTCACACAGGTACAAAGCTGTACACCTGTGGCACCTGTAAAAGATCATTCACAAGAAAAAGTCATTTGGATAGGCACTTAAAAATCCATTCAGGGGAAAAACCACATAGCTGCACATTGTGCAACAAATCTTTTGGACAAAAACACGATTTGACTGtccacatgagaacacacacaggtgagaagcctttcTCCTGCGGCACTTGTGGAACAAGATTCTGCAGGAAATCACATTTGAATCATCACATTCTTATCCACACAGGTACAAGGCTGTTCACCTGTGATACCTGTGGAAGATCTTTCACACAACAGTGTAATTTGCAAAGTCACTTAAAAATacatacaggtgaaaaaccacataCCTGCACAATGTGCAACAAATCTTTTAGACATAAACGTAATTTGACAGTCCACATGAGAATACACACAGGTGAAAAGCctttctcctgcagcacctgtggaagAAGATTCTGTGAGAAATCAAATTTGAATAAGCACATTCTTACTCACGCAGATACAAACCTCTACACCTGTGGCACCTGTAGGACatcattcacaaaaaaaagtcatttggaTCTCCACATAAAAATCCATACAGGGGAAAAACCTACCCACTTAAACAATGTGCAACAAATCTTTCAGACATAA